A genomic segment from Desulfovibrio sp. encodes:
- a CDS encoding site-specific integrase, protein MATFTSKKKGSPKRWKGQVWFQGRMAAVKWFGSSKADERNAIAWEVTTRKQLEEEAATAPEKVTPLVSEPQRVTILEWGTAYLEECQRRNTLATFKEKRDRFRRFIRYLEQTKGLSPDDTVESFDKKKARKYLAWQHDQRGPNCSNKDRKILTTAWKWGAAYLDHFPLDMPDSFLACQRYAEIRVPRYIPPEEDFWKVYETAPEREKAMLTCFLNLAARKGELLKLTWQDVDFERGTVVLTTRKTRTGTAKRDEMPMNEDVRTTMLWLWQYRQGKGNHVFTCPVEPYIEQPYKTAAHVMKRLCAKANVKPFGFHAIRHLAATILAQEGKSLFAIQHALRHEKQTTTDRYLHSLGAFAEVSDALSALASRGPASRHPFPAPSALSRKKDSFTSENEEKQGGGAEADVVRRNQGLISGKLIPTGTE, encoded by the coding sequence ATGGCAACCTTCACGAGCAAGAAGAAGGGCTCCCCCAAGCGTTGGAAAGGACAGGTTTGGTTTCAGGGCAGAATGGCAGCGGTAAAATGGTTCGGCAGCAGCAAGGCCGACGAGAGGAATGCCATAGCGTGGGAAGTAACCACCAGGAAGCAACTGGAGGAAGAAGCCGCGACTGCGCCGGAAAAAGTGACCCCTTTGGTCTCCGAGCCCCAACGGGTGACGATTCTTGAGTGGGGAACGGCCTACCTTGAAGAATGCCAGCGGCGCAACACCCTGGCGACCTTCAAAGAGAAACGTGACCGCTTTCGGCGGTTCATCCGCTACCTTGAGCAAACCAAGGGACTGTCACCAGATGATACAGTTGAATCCTTCGACAAAAAAAAGGCCCGCAAGTACCTTGCCTGGCAGCACGACCAGCGCGGCCCCAACTGCTCCAACAAAGACCGCAAAATCCTGACCACCGCCTGGAAGTGGGGCGCAGCCTACCTCGACCATTTTCCACTGGATATGCCGGATTCGTTTCTGGCCTGCCAGCGGTATGCGGAGATACGGGTTCCCCGTTACATTCCGCCGGAAGAGGATTTCTGGAAAGTCTACGAGACGGCCCCAGAACGTGAGAAGGCCATGCTGACCTGCTTTCTCAACCTTGCAGCGCGTAAGGGCGAGCTGCTTAAGCTGACTTGGCAGGATGTGGATTTTGAGCGCGGCACCGTTGTGCTGACAACGCGCAAAACCCGCACGGGCACGGCAAAACGTGACGAAATGCCCATGAATGAGGACGTGCGCACCACCATGCTCTGGCTGTGGCAATACCGCCAGGGCAAAGGGAACCATGTGTTCACCTGCCCGGTTGAGCCGTACATCGAGCAACCCTATAAGACGGCAGCCCACGTGATGAAAAGGCTTTGTGCCAAGGCCAATGTGAAACCCTTTGGGTTTCACGCCATCAGGCACCTAGCGGCCACCATTCTGGCCCAGGAGGGCAAGAGCCTCTTTGCCATCCAGCACGCCCTGCGACACGAAAAGCAGACAACTACGGACAGGTACCTGCACAGCCTTGGAGCATTCGCGGAAGTTTCGGATGCCTTGAGCGCATTGGCAAGCCGTGGCCCTGCAAGTCGTCACCCCTTTCCTGCCCCTTCCGCGCTTTCACGGAAAAAGGATTCTTTTACAAGTGAAAATGAAGAAAAGCAGGGGGGAGGGGCAGAGGCAGACGTGGTTCGCCGCAATCAGGGACTGATTTCCGGTAAACTCATCCCAACTGGAACGGAGTAG
- a CDS encoding helix-turn-helix transcriptional regulator encodes MEAIPFLRPAIAIALAEARHKAGLTQPQLADFSGLSRSYIAALEAGETSFSCESLYALLGVMNVDIVAFFQRVEGLRAQKPAISKPGRGRRRTITIGTTIPS; translated from the coding sequence ATGGAAGCAATCCCTTTCCTTCGCCCAGCTATTGCCATTGCCCTAGCTGAGGCCCGCCATAAGGCGGGCTTGACACAACCGCAACTTGCGGATTTCTCCGGCCTCTCTCGCAGCTATATCGCCGCATTAGAAGCCGGAGAAACCAGTTTTTCGTGTGAAAGCCTCTACGCACTACTTGGCGTAATGAATGTTGATATTGTGGCCTTTTTCCAGCGAGTAGAAGGCTTGCGGGCACAAAAGCCAGCAATTTCTAAACCTGGCCGTGGACGCCGCCGCACGATAACCATCGGAACCACGATTCCTTCTTAA
- a CDS encoding nickel-dependent hydrogenase large subunit has translation MSQIKQTPQSSYTGPIVVDPLTRIEGHLRIEVEVEGGKIKDARSCGTLFRGLEVILKGRDPRDAQHFTQRTCGVCTYTHALASTRALEDAINKPIPANATYIRNLVMAMQFMHDHVVHFYHLHALDFVDVANALQADPAKAAKLAQSISPRPVKTEDFAAVQAKLKTFVESGQLGPFTNAYFLGGHPSYYLEPEANLVATAHYLEALRAQVDIAKGMAVFGAKNPHTQFTVAGGVTCYEALSPQRIKEFRELYKKARTFIEQVYIPDLLMVAGQYKDWAALGGTHNFMAFGEFPAAGGERDLNSRWYKPGIIYDRKIGSVQAFDPSKIEEHVRHSWYEGDKAHTPYEGETKPYFTKMGDTDRYSWLKAPRYAGQSMETGPLAQVLVAYAQNHKTIKPAVDGVLKALNVGPEALFSTLGRTAARGIQTLVIAQQTENWLNEYENNIAKDKQIVEDYAVPANAKGVGFLDAPRGGLSHWIRIEDGKIGNFQLVVPTTWNLGPRCNKGLLGAAEEALIGTPVADPKRPVEILRTIHSFDPCIACAVHVIDGETNEVHKFKVL, from the coding sequence ATGAGCCAGATCAAACAAACGCCCCAGAGCAGCTACACCGGGCCCATTGTGGTGGACCCGCTGACCCGCATCGAAGGGCATCTGCGTATTGAAGTGGAAGTTGAAGGCGGCAAAATCAAGGACGCCCGCAGCTGTGGCACGCTTTTCCGCGGTCTTGAAGTTATCCTGAAGGGCCGCGATCCTCGCGACGCTCAGCACTTCACCCAGCGCACCTGCGGCGTCTGCACCTACACGCACGCCCTTGCCTCTACCCGCGCGCTTGAAGACGCCATCAACAAGCCCATTCCGGCCAACGCCACCTACATCCGCAACCTTGTCATGGCCATGCAGTTCATGCATGACCACGTTGTGCATTTCTACCATCTGCACGCGCTTGACTTTGTGGACGTGGCCAACGCCCTGCAGGCCGACCCGGCCAAGGCTGCCAAGCTTGCGCAGTCCATTTCGCCCCGTCCTGTCAAGACTGAAGACTTCGCCGCCGTGCAGGCCAAACTGAAGACCTTTGTTGAAAGCGGCCAGCTTGGCCCCTTCACCAATGCCTACTTCCTTGGCGGGCACCCTAGCTACTACCTTGAACCCGAAGCCAACCTCGTTGCCACTGCCCACTATCTGGAAGCCCTGCGCGCCCAGGTGGACATTGCCAAGGGTATGGCCGTGTTCGGCGCCAAAAACCCGCACACCCAGTTCACCGTTGCTGGCGGCGTGACCTGCTACGAAGCCCTGTCTCCCCAGCGCATCAAGGAATTCCGCGAATTGTACAAGAAGGCCCGCACCTTCATTGAACAGGTCTACATTCCCGACCTGCTCATGGTGGCTGGCCAGTACAAGGACTGGGCTGCCCTTGGTGGTACGCACAACTTCATGGCTTTTGGCGAATTCCCCGCTGCTGGCGGCGAACGCGACCTCAACAGCCGCTGGTACAAGCCTGGCATCATCTATGATCGCAAGATCGGCTCTGTGCAGGCCTTTGATCCCAGCAAGATTGAAGAACATGTGCGCCACAGCTGGTACGAAGGCGACAAGGCCCACACCCCCTACGAAGGCGAGACCAAGCCCTACTTCACCAAGATGGGCGACACCGACCGTTACTCCTGGCTCAAGGCTCCCCGCTACGCCGGGCAGTCCATGGAAACCGGTCCTCTTGCCCAGGTGCTGGTGGCCTACGCCCAGAACCACAAGACCATCAAGCCTGCCGTGGACGGCGTGCTGAAGGCCCTTAACGTGGGTCCCGAAGCCCTGTTCTCCACTCTGGGCCGTACTGCTGCCCGCGGTATCCAGACCCTGGTTATCGCCCAGCAGACCGAAAACTGGCTGAACGAATACGAAAACAACATTGCCAAGGACAAGCAGATCGTCGAAGATTACGCCGTTCCTGCCAATGCCAAGGGCGTGGGCTTCCTTGATGCCCCCCGTGGCGGTCTTTCGCACTGGATTCGTATCGAAGACGGCAAGATCGGCAACTTCCAGCTGGTCGTGCCCACCACCTGGAACCTCGGACCCCGGTGCAACAAGGGTCTTCTCGGCGCCGCCGAAGAAGCTCTTATCGGCACGCCCGTGGCCGATCCCAAGCGCCCGGTGGAAATCCTGCGCACTATCCACTCTTTCGACCCCTGCATTGCTTGCGCCGTGCACGTTATCGATGGAGAAACCAACGAAGTGCACAAGTTCAAGGTGCTGTAA
- a CDS encoding putative sulfate exporter family transporter: MASTTKAFNEDKVALLIGCFVFLMALGKFAGMDLLGWGLKMGMWVNSPLECWSSATKGFLPGVGALLASYAFIAAVMSVGIMLMKGNVGKFLYGFTCIFFIAIACYTVGANAYIAANPTEIPKLGITWSLGLSTEAGLIVALVMGILLGNLTPGFAESLREACRPELFVKIAIVILGAELGVKAADAAGFAGHVIFRGLCAIVEAYLLYWSVVYYVARKYFKFNKEWAAPLASGISICGVSAAIATGGAIRARPVVPIMVSSLVVVFTCIEMLILPFIAQHFLYTEPMVAGGWMGLAVKSDGGAIASGAITESLILSKMAGLGTKWEPGWVVMVTTTVKIFIDMFIGVWALVLAYIWTAKFDKTRGERTMTWSDVMDRFPRFVLGYLGTFLILLFACLSSPELHKLGKSMSGAINSFRVMFFLLTFFSIGLVSNFRKLKEEGIGRLAVVYVVCLFGFIIWVGLFISYAFFHGMTPPVMAG; this comes from the coding sequence ATGGCATCAACAACAAAAGCCTTTAATGAAGACAAAGTAGCCCTGCTTATTGGCTGCTTTGTTTTCTTGATGGCCCTTGGCAAGTTTGCGGGCATGGACCTGCTGGGCTGGGGCCTCAAGATGGGCATGTGGGTCAACAGCCCGCTTGAATGCTGGAGCTCGGCCACCAAGGGCTTTTTGCCCGGTGTGGGCGCGCTGCTCGCCAGCTATGCCTTTATTGCAGCTGTGATGTCCGTGGGCATCATGCTGATGAAGGGCAACGTGGGCAAGTTTTTGTATGGCTTTACGTGCATCTTCTTTATTGCCATTGCCTGCTACACAGTTGGCGCAAATGCGTATATTGCGGCCAACCCCACTGAAATTCCCAAACTGGGCATCACCTGGTCGCTGGGTTTGAGCACCGAGGCTGGTCTTATTGTGGCCCTGGTCATGGGTATTCTGCTGGGCAACCTTACGCCCGGTTTTGCTGAATCCCTGCGCGAAGCCTGCCGCCCCGAACTTTTCGTCAAGATCGCCATCGTTATTCTTGGTGCCGAACTTGGCGTTAAGGCCGCCGACGCTGCCGGTTTTGCCGGTCACGTTATTTTCCGAGGCCTGTGCGCCATTGTTGAAGCTTACCTGCTGTACTGGTCCGTGGTTTACTACGTGGCTCGTAAGTACTTCAAGTTCAATAAGGAATGGGCCGCTCCCCTTGCTTCCGGTATTTCCATCTGCGGCGTCTCGGCGGCCATCGCCACCGGCGGCGCTATCCGCGCCCGGCCTGTGGTTCCGATCATGGTTTCCTCGCTGGTCGTTGTGTTCACCTGCATCGAAATGCTCATTCTGCCCTTTATCGCCCAGCACTTCCTGTACACCGAACCCATGGTGGCCGGTGGCTGGATGGGCCTTGCCGTTAAGTCTGACGGCGGCGCTATCGCCAGCGGTGCCATCACCGAATCGCTGATTCTCTCCAAGATGGCCGGTCTGGGCACCAAGTGGGAACCAGGCTGGGTCGTGATGGTTACCACCACCGTCAAGATCTTCATCGACATGTTCATCGGCGTGTGGGCGCTCGTGCTGGCCTACATCTGGACCGCCAAGTTTGACAAAACCCGCGGCGAACGCACCATGACGTGGAGCGACGTTATGGATCGCTTCCCCCGCTTCGTGCTGGGTTACCTTGGTACGTTCCTGATCCTTCTGTTTGCCTGCCTGTCTTCGCCCGAACTGCACAAGCTCGGCAAGTCCATGTCCGGTGCCATCAACAGCTTCCGCGTCATGTTCTTCCTGCTTACCTTCTTCAGCATCGGTCTGGTTTCCAACTTCCGCAAGCTGAAGGAAGAAGGCATCGGCCGTCTGGCAGTTGTGTATGTGGTGTGCCTGTTTGGTTTCATCATCTGGGTGGGCCTGTTCATCTCCTACGCCTTCTTCCACGGCATGACCCCGCCTGTGATGGCTGGCTAG
- a CDS encoding MobA/MobL family protein, which translates to MAIYHLHMQTISRADGRSAVAAAAYRAASRLTAADGRVFDFRRKQGVVARQIFVPEGCPAISRQDLWLLAENTEKRKNSTLAREMDMAIPVELNKEERFKLTAKFCRWLAQEYQVAVDCCMHRKDKNDLQENPHIHVMFTTRCYSQEGTLGAKTRELDDLKTRTTHLLHVREKWADFCNEYLQFYGETIDHRSFKNQGVDLLPQIHVGSAATTMTRRGLKTERGMLNRNIQDNNSNIIQLQQEIENVRYLGNESIRECSTGIEEHGTTHSNLFEKTGEGGIQQRLGAGLGSDGYGSQRIAGGQSSTTKHGRGSSATIAFGAKSGGTSGSTGARPCPIEDGRPASAALTTKTERLAALEVLTQSCVRASGEIQADIHALVEAANLRCLENSIRQHQLQLLKKCSAGVLVECGSVIREILHAVDRVNVQAIYQAHLISTTHSSSRLNALAEKSRSIISVSHNIQQEIMAAVGRRNVQYVQDYLEKTRLKQLKESCLNVCVECGLVVHEVFEATDRLDALFTEQWLALHSATKIMHEQGAPLILPLHPHGVIRMKMKNPEPPQRAKSNGVIRINLDAPEPSGSDYPEDASSTPDSAATDFEPT; encoded by the coding sequence GTGGCGATTTATCATCTTCACATGCAGACCATCAGTCGTGCAGACGGCAGAAGCGCGGTAGCCGCCGCTGCATACAGGGCAGCTTCTCGTCTGACGGCTGCTGATGGTCGTGTGTTCGATTTTCGGCGCAAGCAAGGGGTGGTGGCGCGACAGATTTTTGTGCCTGAAGGGTGTCCAGCCATCAGCAGGCAAGACTTGTGGCTGTTGGCGGAGAACACTGAAAAACGCAAGAACTCCACACTGGCTCGAGAGATGGATATGGCCATTCCCGTGGAGCTGAACAAGGAGGAGCGGTTCAAGCTTACGGCCAAATTTTGCCGCTGGCTTGCTCAGGAATATCAGGTGGCAGTGGATTGCTGCATGCACCGAAAGGACAAAAATGACCTGCAGGAAAATCCTCACATACACGTAATGTTCACGACTCGCTGCTATTCGCAGGAGGGGACGCTGGGCGCAAAAACCAGAGAACTCGACGACCTGAAAACGAGGACGACACATCTTCTGCATGTTCGTGAAAAATGGGCGGATTTCTGCAACGAGTATCTCCAGTTTTATGGAGAAACAATCGATCACCGCTCCTTCAAAAATCAGGGAGTTGATTTATTGCCACAAATCCATGTGGGTTCTGCGGCAACAACAATGACTCGACGGGGTTTGAAAACAGAGCGCGGCATGCTCAACAGGAATATTCAGGACAATAATTCTAATATTATACAACTACAACAGGAGATTGAAAATGTCAGATATTTGGGAAACGAAAGTATCAGAGAATGTTCAACGGGAATTGAAGAACATGGAACCACGCATAGCAACTTATTTGAAAAAACTGGTGAAGGAGGAATCCAGCAACGATTGGGGGCAGGCCTTGGCAGTGATGGATATGGTTCACAAAGAATTGCTGGAGGTCAAAGCTCAACTACAAAACATGGGCGAGGGAGCAGTGCCACCATCGCATTCGGTGCAAAATCTGGTGGCACGTCTGGAAGCACTGGAGCAAGACCATGCCCAATTGAAGACGGACGTCCGGCTTCTGCAGCCCTTACAACAAAAACAGAACGGCTAGCGGCCCTGGAGGTGCTGACACAAAGTTGTGTCAGGGCCTCCGGGGAAATTCAAGCGGATATTCATGCCCTGGTTGAGGCAGCAAACTTGCGCTGTCTTGAAAACAGCATTCGGCAGCACCAATTGCAGCTTCTTAAGAAGTGCAGCGCAGGAGTCTTGGTGGAATGTGGATCTGTTATCAGGGAAATTCTTCATGCTGTGGATAGAGTCAACGTGCAGGCCATCTATCAGGCGCACTTGATCTCCACAACCCATTCTTCATCGCGCTTAAATGCCCTTGCTGAAAAATCCAGAAGCATAATTTCGGTCAGCCATAATATTCAACAGGAAATTATGGCGGCTGTTGGTCGCAGAAATGTTCAATATGTTCAGGACTACCTGGAGAAAACACGCCTCAAACAACTCAAGGAGTCCTGTCTAAACGTCTGTGTTGAATGCGGCTTGGTGGTCCATGAAGTTTTTGAGGCTACTGACAGGCTGGATGCCCTGTTCACGGAACAATGGCTTGCCCTGCACAGCGCTACAAAAATCATGCATGAGCAAGGTGCGCCCCTGATTCTGCCCTTACACCCCCACGGCGTAATCAGAATGAAGATGAAGAATCCTGAACCTCCACAGCGGGCAAAGTCTAATGGTGTGATTCGGATAAATCTTGATGCCCCGGAACCATCAGGATCGGATTACCCGGAGGACGCATCAAGCACCCCTGACAGCGCTGCAACCGATTTTGAACCGACGTAG
- a CDS encoding bacteriocin-type signal sequence, which translates to MEVKSEVKLHEEIEKMEYEPLDPVELKLVHWSWGLGVGLLVVLFVISKFVMTTH; encoded by the coding sequence ATGGAAGTGAAAAGCGAAGTTAAGCTTCACGAAGAAATCGAAAAGATGGAATACGAACCCCTGGATCCCGTTGAACTCAAGCTCGTGCATTGGAGCTGGGGCCTTGGCGTGGGTCTGCTGGTGGTGCTCTTTGTCATCAGCAAGTTTGTGATGACCACGCACTAG
- a CDS encoding HyaD/HybD family hydrogenase maturation endopeptidase has translation MEQKRVLIMGVGNILLTDEGFGVRAVEYLQANYTWPENVRLEDGGTQGLMLMTELMECDTLVVLDVVLGPEKPGTVYMLEGEDLRKSLSFRDSMHQTDLLDTLVTCSMAGHDVEAVVFGLQPFDYHTMQVGLTPEAQKLLPEFCTKVVAALAERGITTAKPKA, from the coding sequence GTGGAACAAAAACGAGTACTGATTATGGGCGTCGGCAACATTTTGCTGACTGACGAGGGTTTTGGCGTGCGCGCAGTTGAATACCTGCAGGCCAATTATACCTGGCCGGAAAATGTACGCCTTGAAGACGGCGGCACACAGGGCCTCATGCTCATGACCGAGCTGATGGAATGCGACACGTTGGTTGTGCTTGATGTGGTGCTGGGACCGGAAAAACCCGGCACCGTCTACATGCTTGAGGGTGAAGACCTGCGCAAGAGCTTGAGTTTCCGTGACTCCATGCATCAGACAGACCTGCTGGACACCCTTGTAACGTGCAGCATGGCCGGGCACGATGTGGAAGCCGTTGTTTTTGGCCTGCAGCCCTTTGACTACCACACCATGCAGGTGGGTCTGACCCCTGAAGCCCAGAAGCTGCTGCCGGAATTCTGCACAAAGGTGGTGGCTGCCCTGGCAGAGCGCGGCATCACCACCGCAAAGCCCAAGGCGTAA
- a CDS encoding type IV secretion system DNA-binding domain-containing protein, with protein MSLQANTPSTFSDAPYRQHRLGFLAPVKPLAVSLPPATSQSEDTLFTFDSGRTLSFSDGARSVAIIGGTGSGKTTSIILPMIDALMRQGFGGVILDIKGNLGAQTRALAQKCGRQDDVIEFGSSHAAQPTNLLAGLKKHEIADLFQVIALDGVERDPNASWHAKGGALASDVAFAMLSLSKIAHRSHFSRQFSPTLKAIYTALCNQKFSGSLWSFFCQELDALREQNMGKVWPDYLREAESFYHSVSADCFHILSSDSDSHDAKGTTTKQQQKTWMLQRILMRLKTMKVTCGLMDSFSSLEDGAMPIDFTSLVYKKKKIVLIHFAAECGATGAILARCLKDRFYQSILKYGSTLGENEFTFMVGDEFQEILDVGSATNLNDMQLFGLSREFKNINIVASQSIASLYARGDQHSVSSLLGNCTTKILLQSSDPETINWVKKVRADSAEIKNLERGECLWEGVSTSGQLISSKEQVNTAHQSISNVLHAVKKQEHEKSARRQKTKPIFKRGISGLPLSVEQIMLEERYHNAVGMGLELVRMRQESLRGEKYWEPKKEPAQSNDSIVAGPEFAHLF; from the coding sequence TCACCTTTGATAGCGGAAGAACGCTTTCTTTCAGTGATGGGGCTCGATCAGTCGCCATTATTGGCGGCACTGGCTCGGGCAAAACGACATCTATCATCCTGCCTATGATTGACGCGCTGATGCGCCAAGGATTCGGTGGTGTCATTCTGGACATCAAAGGGAATCTTGGTGCGCAGACGCGGGCTTTGGCCCAAAAATGTGGGCGGCAAGATGATGTCATTGAATTCGGCTCTTCGCATGCGGCTCAACCGACCAATCTTCTTGCAGGTCTGAAGAAACACGAAATTGCAGACCTCTTTCAAGTTATTGCCCTCGATGGCGTTGAGCGCGATCCCAATGCATCCTGGCATGCAAAGGGTGGGGCTTTGGCATCTGATGTGGCATTTGCAATGCTGTCCCTGTCAAAAATTGCCCACAGAAGTCATTTTTCTCGACAATTTTCTCCGACGTTGAAAGCCATCTACACAGCACTTTGTAATCAAAAATTTTCGGGTTCCCTTTGGTCATTTTTCTGCCAGGAGCTAGATGCGCTCCGTGAGCAAAATATGGGGAAAGTATGGCCTGATTACCTGCGTGAAGCCGAATCTTTTTACCATTCGGTCAGTGCTGATTGCTTTCACATTTTATCGTCCGATAGCGACAGCCACGATGCAAAAGGTACTACGACCAAGCAACAGCAGAAAACATGGATGTTGCAAAGGATTTTGATGCGGTTGAAAACAATGAAGGTCACCTGTGGGCTCATGGACAGTTTTTCATCACTAGAAGATGGGGCAATGCCAATTGATTTCACCAGCCTGGTCTACAAAAAGAAAAAAATCGTCTTGATCCACTTTGCTGCTGAGTGTGGGGCTACTGGTGCAATTCTGGCGCGATGCCTGAAAGATAGATTTTATCAAAGCATCCTTAAATACGGCAGTACTCTTGGGGAAAATGAATTTACGTTCATGGTTGGGGATGAATTTCAAGAAATTCTGGACGTAGGCAGTGCAACTAATCTGAACGACATGCAGCTATTCGGGCTTTCTCGCGAGTTTAAAAACATCAACATAGTTGCTTCACAAAGCATTGCATCCTTGTACGCACGAGGAGATCAACATTCCGTTTCCTCACTTCTTGGAAACTGTACGACAAAAATTCTGCTGCAAAGCAGCGACCCTGAAACCATAAATTGGGTCAAAAAGGTTCGCGCGGACAGTGCAGAAATTAAAAATTTGGAAAGGGGAGAATGCCTTTGGGAGGGCGTCAGTACTAGCGGGCAGCTTATCAGCTCGAAAGAACAAGTTAATACTGCCCATCAGTCTATCTCCAATGTTCTTCATGCTGTCAAAAAGCAGGAGCATGAAAAATCTGCGAGAAGACAAAAAACAAAGCCCATATTCAAACGTGGAATAAGTGGGCTTCCTCTTAGCGTTGAACAGATTATGCTTGAGGAACGATATCACAATGCAGTGGGAATGGGACTTGAACTTGTGCGGATGCGGCAGGAATCGCTTCGCGGGGAAAAATATTGGGAGCCAAAGAAAGAACCAGCCCAATCTAACGATAGCATTGTGGCTGGCCCCGAATTTGCCCATCTTTTTTAG
- a CDS encoding DUF523 domain-containing protein produces MSTRYVVSACLAGERCRYDGGDNTCALVVRLVEEGRAVSICPEVLGGLETPRSPCERVGDRVMNRDGQDVTLAFEQGAAMATEMARMEGCAAAIIKSRSPSCGFGRIYDGSFRHVLCAGDGVWAAMLRAEGFALYSEESLPDEP; encoded by the coding sequence GTGTCAACGCGCTACGTTGTCAGCGCCTGTCTGGCGGGTGAACGCTGCCGTTACGACGGTGGTGACAACACCTGCGCGCTGGTGGTGAGGCTGGTGGAAGAGGGCAGGGCTGTGTCCATTTGCCCCGAAGTACTAGGCGGTCTTGAAACTCCCCGCAGCCCTTGCGAAAGGGTGGGCGACCGGGTCATGAACCGCGACGGTCAGGACGTAACCCTTGCCTTTGAGCAGGGTGCGGCCATGGCCACTGAAATGGCCCGCATGGAGGGCTGCGCTGCAGCCATCATCAAAAGTCGCTCACCATCCTGCGGTTTTGGCCGTATCTATGACGGCAGCTTCAGGCACGTTTTGTGCGCTGGCGACGGAGTGTGGGCAGCCATGCTGCGGGCCGAAGGCTTTGCCCTGTACAGTGAAGAATCGCTGCCAGACGAGCCCTAG